From one Populus alba chromosome 17, ASM523922v2, whole genome shotgun sequence genomic stretch:
- the LOC118036132 gene encoding disease resistance protein Roq1-like, whose protein sequence is MFSTIICRNESESIRIIVEYILYKLSITLPTVSKNLVGIDSRLEVLNGYIGEEVGEAIIIGICGMGGIGKTTVARVLYDRFRLQFEGSCFLANVREVFVEKDGQRRLQEQLLSEILMERVTICDSSRGIEMIKRRLQRKNILVVLDDVDDHKRLESLAEESKWFGPGSRIIITSRDKQVLTRNGVARIYEAEKLNDDDALVLFRQKAFKNDQPVEDFLDLSKQVVGYANGLLLALEVIVSFLHGRSILEWESAINRLNDIPDREIIDVLRISFDGLHELEKKIFLDIACFLKGFKIDRITRILDGSGFHAGIGIPVLIEKSLINVSRDQVWMHNLLQIMGKEIVRCESPEETGRRSRLWTYEDVRLALMDNTGKEKIEAIFMDMPGIKEAQWNMKAFSKMSRLRLLKIDNVQLFEGPKDLSNKLRFLEWHSYPSKSLPAGLQVDELVELHMANGSLEQLWYGCKSAVNLKVINLSNSLNLSKTPDLTERIAVNPTDQRLPSLSGLFSLEVLDLCACNLKEGALPEDIGCLSLLKSLDLSRNNFVSLPMSINKLSGLETLVLEDCRMLESLPEVPSQVQTLNLSGCIRLKEIPNPIRLSSSKRSVFICIDCRELYEHKGQDSLGLTMLERYLQVFS, encoded by the exons ATGTTTTCCACCATCATATGCAGGAACGAGTCGGAATCAATTAGAATAATTGTTGAATACATATTGTACAAACTAAGCATCACTTTGCCAACAGTTAGCAAAAATCTAGTTGGAATAGATTCTCGTCTAGAGGTATTAAATGGTTATATAGGTGAAGAAGTTGGTGAAGCAATCATCATAGGGATTTGTGGAATGGGTGGCATAGGTAAGACTACTGTTGCAAGGGTACTATATGATAGGTTTCGTTTGCAATTTGAAGGCAGCTGCTTCTTAGCAAATGTCAGAGAAGTTTTTGTTGAGAAAGATGGACAACGTCGTTTACAGGAACAACTGCTTTCTGAAATCTTAATGGAACGTGTTACCATATGTGATTCTTCTAGAGGAATTGAAATGATTAAGCGCAGGTTACAACGTAAAAATATTcttgttgttcttgatgatgtagATGACCATAAACGACTAGAATCCCTGGCTGAGGAGAGTAAATGGTTTGGTCCAGGGAGTAGAATTATCATAACAAGTAGAGATAAACAAGTGTTGACTAGAAATGGTGTTGCTAGAATTTATGAGGCTGAgaaattgaatgatgatgatgctcttgTGTTGTTTAGGCAAAAAGCTTTCAAAAATGACCAACCTGTTGAAGATTTCTTGGATCTATCCAAGCAAGTCGTGGGTTATGCTAATGGCCTTCTACTGGCTCTTGAAGTTATAGTTTCGTTTTTGCATGGAAGAAGTATCCTTGAATGGGAAAGTGCGATTAATAGACTAAATGATATTCCTGATCGTGAAATTATTGACGTGCTTCGCATTAGTTTTGATGGCCTCCATGAAttagagaagaaaatatttttagacattGCATGTTTTCTTAAGGGATTTAAAATTGATCGAATAACAAGGATACTTGACGGCAGTGGATTCCATGCAGGTATTGGAATACCAGTTCTTATTGAGAAATCTCTTATAAATGTCTCTCGGGATCAAGTCTGGATGCATAATTTATTACAGATAATGGGTAAGGAAATTGTTCGTTGTGAATCCCCTGAAGAGACTGGAAGGCGCAGTAGATTGTGGACATACGAGGATGTCCGCCTTGCACTGATGGACAACACA ggaaaagaaaaaatagaagccaTTTTCATGGACATGCCTGGAATAAAAGAGGCACAATGGAACATGAAAGCCTTTTCTAAAATGAGCAGGCTAAGATTGCTCAAAATCGACAACGTGCAGCTTTTTGAAGGACCTAAAGATCTTTCCAATAAGCTACGATTTCTTGAATGGCATTCTTACCCTTCAAAATCATTGCCAGCTGGTTTACAGGTGGATGAGCTGGTTGAACTTCACATGGCTAACGGTAGTCTTGAGCAATTATGGTATGGGTGTAAG AGTGCTGTTAATTTGAAAGTCATCAATCTCAGCAACTCACTAAACCTGTCCAAGACTCCAGATCTTACTGAAAGAATAGCTGTGAATCCCACAGATCAAAGGTTGCCTTCTTTGTCGGGTTTGTTTTCTTTAGAAGTACTGGATTTATGCGCTTGCAATCTAAAAGAAGGGGCACTTCCTGAAGATATTGGTTGCTTATCTTTATTGAAGTCTTTAGATCTAAGCCGGAATAACTTTGTTAGCCTTCCTATGAGCATAAATAAACTTTCTGGACTTGAAACGCTTGTCTTGGAGGATTGTAGGATGCTTGAATCATTGCCTGAGGTTCCCTCACAAGTTCAAACATTAAATTTGAGTGGTTGTATACGCCTAAAAGAAATTCCAAATCCGATAAGGCTAAGCAGTTCCAAAAGATCAGTGTTCATATGTATTGACTGCCGGGAATTGTACGAGCATAAAGGCCAAGATAGCTTGGGGTTGACCATGCTTGAAAGATACCTCCAGGTCTTCTCTTAA